The Watersipora subatra chromosome 7, tzWatSuba1.1, whole genome shotgun sequence genomic interval TTACCAGTGAGGATGGAAAGGTGGACTGTTCCCTACCATACACGATGGTCTTCCTTGGCCGCACTGATTGCGACATCAACATGGAGGTGGGCCTATGATAGTAGAGTTGCTGCCGGTTTATTTTGAGTCGGAAGAGTTTCTCTAACTTGCTAAGCCTCTTACACCGCTAGTCAAATGTATTTATTGACTAGCGGCTAGTACTGAGAGGCTTGATTTAGTGTCTTATCATAAAAGAGCATTTCCTGTTGCCATGGGTTACTTATCACAGCTGCAAGCATGATAAAAGGGAAGTGAGAAAACGCGATAACACCAAATGGAATCCTCATAGATTATCGAATGAAAAGACAAATCTAACAAAGTCCGTTTTCAAACATGTTGCTGTCAGTTCTGATATTCTTTCTATATTAACACAAAGCGTTCATCTTGCTAGAACCAGACAATAAAGGGCCTGTCTGTGCATTAACTAAACGACATTTTTCGACTGTCGCTCTGGTAACTGTCCTGCAGCACCTATGGTTGGCGGAACtgtttctatttgcatattCTGCATAAGCATATGGCGGAGAGGTTGTTGGCATTGCTTGTAGCAACTAGTTACTTTATGAATTCATGGCTAATTACTATGTCTAATGATGAGCATTTCAGATCTATCAGTAACGTATTTATATTGAGCTGATGTCATGTCTTGAACCCTGAAACGGATGACTGGTCTAACATGGGGGTTTTATTAAACAGTAAAGGTTACTGTTGCTTGTAGTTTCCAGTTTCTCACTACTTTATAGAAGTATCTAGTGTTTTACATGCTCGCGCTTTCTTGTTTCTTTCTTAAATTCAAAGGTGCCATGTATTTTGAACTCTAGTTCTTCTCCGTAAATTGGTTCAACTTGCGCCAGTTTAGGCTTTTAATGTTGGAAAACTCAGCAATTGGAGCTCAGCTGACAATCTCTTCTTTTCTAATTAGAGTTTGTATATGGGCTCTGCTTACTAGATATCTAATGTTGGTGCATGGTATAGGAAGAGTGTTGCGTTTGCGTGTGACGGGCTCAAGCACTCAGTTCGTGACACAGTAGATGAGTAAGAGTGAGTTTTCTGAAGGAGTCGCATTGCCTGAGAGTCATTAGAGTATAACCTATCTGTGTTTACGCACTCATTCATAATGAGCAACACTGATTCAGGCTTAGCGTTGAATACACACGCACTGGCTGTCACTCATGGCATGCTTTGACAGGTGCTCATTTGTGTCCCTGATCAGCTGCGAGCGATCATCTGAGTGTAAATATATGGTTAGAATAAGTGGCTAAACGTACAGGTGTGGCATTCGATATGTTGCAGTCGGACAGTGTGGATAAGAGGCATGCTCTCATAACGTTCGATCACTACCAGAACCGGTTCAAGGTGAAAGACTTGGGGACCTCGAGTGGGGTAAGTAGTCTGAGGAGAAGGGTGCAGGGAAAAAGGCTAGATGTGGCAGGGTGGTCAATTAgcgcaggtgttagagtgttggttTACCAAGCTGAAGGTCACAAGCATGAATCTTGctgaaagcaatcttttttcctaacctcaAAATGTGACTTCGGAGGTGCAGATGTTACCGCTCAGGCTTCCAAGCAAAATGCTTTGAGTTCGAACCCCGCACGATACAATGTTTTTCatctaattattattaattaataataaataattaattagataactagtaattatctaatgcg includes:
- the LOC137400793 gene encoding centrosomal protein of 170 kDa protein B-like, whose product is MTTLAEWKLTSEDGKVDCSLPYTMVFLGRTDCDINMESDSVDKRHALITFDHYQNRFKVKDLGTSSGTYINERRIPDETFITIEEGDAIQLGRDILSISCLILIDHIVFLVPFRVPF